Genomic segment of Bacteroides stercoris ATCC 43183:
GGTCCAGTTCCGTTTCCTTCTCGCCTACGGAGAGGATGCGGTTGACATGTGTCTTGAATTCGGTTTCGCCCTCCTGAGGAGAGGTGAAGGCAGCGCCGCGGAAGCAGGGGGTAACGCTTACGATACGGCCCTTGTTGACAGACAGCTTGCCTTGCCAGTGCACATAGCGCTCTTCGCGGTTCCAGCCGAAATCCACTTTTACTTTGCAGCGGACGGTGTCGCCTTCCGGTGCAACCGGGGTCAACGGGCCGTTCATGCGTGCCAGTATCTGGCCGTTCTTGACAACGTCTACATAGTCGATGCAGCTTTCGCCGGTTACGTTCAGGTAGATGCGACGGCTGTTGCCACGGACTACATCGCCCATGAAAGCGTCGTTGAGGCGGAAGTCGATGATGATTTTATCACCGGTGGCGGCACATACGTGGCGGGTGCGGAGAGCTTCCCAAATGGCGTCGCGGGTCAGTGACGGAGCCAGGACACCGATGCGGCCGTCGCCGTAGCTGCCCGGGTAGCCGGAGTGCTGGTCGGTGGAAGCCATGATACCGAATTTATGTCCTTGCTCCAGACCGTACTGGATGGTTCCTTCCCATTGGCGGGGACCCATATCGTGCAGGTACGGGTAGTCGCCCTGGTCGCTTTCCGCCAGGCCGTGACGGGAATACATCTCGACGAACGGAGTGATGTCTCCTTCGGTGAAGCATTTCCAGTTGTAACCGCGGTAACCGCCCTGATAGCCCATGTGGTGCGGAGTAACGAATACTTTATGTCCTTTGGCTTTCTCTTTCCAGTCTTCGATAGAGGTACATTCCACGAGCGGCGCATCCAGGTCGTAGTTCAACGCCACGTGGTCGCCGTGCTCCATGCTGTGGGCCTCGTATCCGATGAAGGTAAGGAATTCGCCTTCCTTGTTGTATTCGTTGCTCATCTTTACGTACTTCTCATAGCCGCCTTCGCGCAGACGCTTGAAAGCTCCGGTATGGTAGTCGATTACCCATTTCAGACGAGGGTCGTTTGCACCCGGAATGTCCGGCCACATGGCATGGGGCGTTACGCTGACAAAGTCCAGCTGGCCTTTGGCCGCCTCGAAAGCATCGCGCATATCGCCGTGTCCGTAAGTGAGGTTGCAGTGGTTGTGCAAGTCGCCCCAGAATACTTTCAGGTTGCTTGCCGACGGCATAATCTTCTTTGCCTCTTTGCTTCCTGCCACGCAAGAGCCGAGCAGGCTTCCCGAAGCTGCCAGTCCGAGAAAAGACCAGCCTGTGTTTTTTAGAAAACTTCTTCTATCCATGATAATAAATTTAATGGTTTTATCTGTTTTTCATTAATCTTCTGTCGCCCTTGAAAAGCTCGTTTACTTTTTCGTCGGGGTCGTTGTCTTTATACTGTTTTTGAGTCTCTTGCAACAGTTGCATCAGCTCTTTCTGCTTTTCGGCGTATTCGGGCTTGCCGAACACGTTGTTCATTTCGCGCGGGTCGGCTTTCAGGTCGTACATTTCCCATTCGTCAATGTCGTTGTAGAAATGAATCAGTTTGAAGTCCTGTGTACGGATGCCGTAATGACGTTTTACCGAATGCTCGGCAGGGTATTCATAATAGTGGTAATAGGCAGCCTTGCGCCAGTCGGCGGGTATCTTGCCTTCGTTCTCCAACACCGGTTTCAAGGAAGTTCCCTGAATGTCCGACGGGATTTCCACACCGGCAAAGTCGAGGAAAGTGGGAGCGAAGTCCACATTCATGCAGATTGCATTGCTTGTGCTTCCCGCCTTGATAGCTTTGGGGTAGCGGATGATAAGCGGCATGCGCTGGCATTCCTCGTACATGAAGCGCTTGTCGAACCAGCCGTGTTCGCCGAGGAAGAAGCCTTGGTCGGAAGTGTAGACGATGATTGTATTGTCCAGCTCTCCGGTCTTTTCAAGATAGTTCAGAAGGCGGCCGATATTTTCGTCCACAGACAGTACGGTAGCCAGGTAGTCGCGCATGTATTGCTGGTATTTCCAACTGATTAATGCCTTACCTTTCAGGTCGCCCTTGCGGTATTCGGCAATGCGCTGCGCATATACGTAGTCCCATTTGTCCTGTACGGCGGCAGGCATGCGCTTGTACACGCTGTAAAGGCGGTTGGTGGTATCCTTCAGCATCTCTTCGCGGGTCAGCAGTTTCAAGTCCCAGTCGTTGGTCAGGGTATGTTCGATGGACATGTCCTGCTCGCGGGCTGCTCTGCCGCGTCCCTCGTAGTCGTCGAACAGGCTGGCGGGTTCCGGGAATGTGGTATTGTTGAAGATGCCCAAGTGGCGCGGAGCCGGCATCCAGTTGCGGTGAGGCGCTTTCTGATGATACATCATGCAGAACGGTTTGCTCTTGTCCCTGCCTTCGAGGAATTTGATGGCCTTGTCTGTGATGATGTCCGTGGCATAGCCTTTCTCTACGATATGTTTGCCGTCTTCCCAGAAATCGGGGTCGTAATAATCGCCCTGTTCGTGCTGGCCGCTCAGGATGCTCCAGTGGTCGAAGCCCTGCGGTTCGCTGATAAGGTGCCATTTGCCGATCATGGCCGTCTGGTAGCCGGCTTGCTGGAGCAGTTTCGGGAATGTCTGCTGGTCGCCGTTGAAGGTGCTTGCATTATCCGTAAAGCCGTTTTCGTGGCTGAACTTACCGGTAAGGACGCAGGCGCGTGACGGGCCGGAAAGGGCATTGACCGCGTAGCAGTTGTCCATACGGATACCTTCGTTGGCTATACGATCCATGTTGGGAGTTTGCAGGAGATTACCGCCATAGCAGGACATGGCTTGTGTGGTATGGTCGTCCGTCATCATGAAAATTATGTTCGGACGCTTGGGTTCTTCTTTTTGCTGGCCGGCACAGGAAGCGAGGCTTAATGTGGCTAACGGAAGAAGTACATTGGAAAGATTGTTTTTCATAACCGGGATGTATCGCTTTTCATTATGAAGAAAGGGACTGCTCAAAAACTAAAATCGCTATCGCTTTGCTTTTCATTTTTGGGCACTCCCTTTCGTCATGTTGCTTTTATATTATAATTTGTAATTTAAAGACTGTTTCTTGCCGTTTACTTTCACCTCTACTTCCAGTCCGTTTTCATTGAATGCCTTGTTTTTGAACTTGGCAGACAATTTGGGGGCGTCTGCGCTGTTCTTTATCGGACAGATAACGGTGATGTAACGTACTGCATCTTCGCTGTCTTTCTTCACATTGAAGGATACGTTCATGCGTTTGTAGCGTTTGCGGTAAGCGGTGGAGCACCAGCCCGGCTCTTTTTTCATCGTCATGCCTTCGGGGCCGAAGCATTGCAGCTTCATGTTGCTTCCTTCTTCAAACTGAGTGACG
This window contains:
- a CDS encoding sulfatase encodes the protein MKNNLSNVLLPLATLSLASCAGQQKEEPKRPNIIFMMTDDHTTQAMSCYGGNLLQTPNMDRIANEGIRMDNCYAVNALSGPSRACVLTGKFSHENGFTDNASTFNGDQQTFPKLLQQAGYQTAMIGKWHLISEPQGFDHWSILSGQHEQGDYYDPDFWEDGKHIVEKGYATDIITDKAIKFLEGRDKSKPFCMMYHQKAPHRNWMPAPRHLGIFNNTTFPEPASLFDDYEGRGRAAREQDMSIEHTLTNDWDLKLLTREEMLKDTTNRLYSVYKRMPAAVQDKWDYVYAQRIAEYRKGDLKGKALISWKYQQYMRDYLATVLSVDENIGRLLNYLEKTGELDNTIIVYTSDQGFFLGEHGWFDKRFMYEECQRMPLIIRYPKAIKAGSTSNAICMNVDFAPTFLDFAGVEIPSDIQGTSLKPVLENEGKIPADWRKAAYYHYYEYPAEHSVKRHYGIRTQDFKLIHFYNDIDEWEMYDLKADPREMNNVFGKPEYAEKQKELMQLLQETQKQYKDNDPDEKVNELFKGDRRLMKNR